One window of Marinitoga litoralis genomic DNA carries:
- a CDS encoding SDR family oxidoreductase, translating into ELVKSKTVLQRMGEPEEIANTALFLASDESSFITGQVISVDGGLVL; encoded by the coding sequence GAATTAGTAAAAAGTAAAACAGTATTACAAAGAATGGGAGAACCAGAAGAAATAGCAAACACAGCATTATTTTTAGCAAGTGATGAAAGTAGTTTTATAACAGGACAAGTAATAAGTGTAGATGGAGGATTAGTATTATAA